In Halovivax gelatinilyticus, the following are encoded in one genomic region:
- a CDS encoding lipoate--protein ligase family protein, translating to MTVTVYRGRAATIDADRDASRRLLEHAAAGERAVRVWRPHRQVAFGRRDENRDGYDLAREAARSHGFRPVSRRVGGRAVAYDGETTLAFVRAEPVEDLRTGIQDRYDAITADVTAALESSGVAVAEGEPANAFCPGTHSLRLPDGPKVSGIAQRVTGDGALVAGILLVDRIDELAAVLADVYDALDVPLDPGSVGGVARATSSVDPADVRRSLEGALAGDAATTVISIEESD from the coding sequence GTGACCGTCACCGTTTACCGCGGGCGCGCAGCGACGATCGACGCCGACCGAGACGCGAGCCGTCGCCTCCTCGAACACGCCGCCGCGGGAGAGCGTGCGGTTCGCGTCTGGCGACCGCACCGGCAGGTGGCGTTCGGCCGCCGCGACGAAAACCGGGACGGATACGACCTCGCGCGGGAGGCCGCTCGAAGTCACGGCTTTCGCCCCGTCAGCCGCCGCGTCGGGGGCCGGGCCGTCGCCTACGACGGCGAGACGACGCTGGCGTTCGTCCGCGCCGAACCGGTCGAGGACCTCCGAACGGGCATCCAGGACCGGTACGACGCAATCACGGCCGACGTCACCGCCGCCCTCGAATCGTCCGGCGTCGCCGTCGCCGAGGGCGAACCCGCGAACGCCTTCTGTCCGGGCACCCACTCGCTCCGACTGCCCGACGGCCCCAAGGTGTCTGGAATTGCCCAGCGGGTGACGGGCGACGGCGCGCTCGTCGCCGGCATCCTGCTCGTCGATCGGATCGACGAACTCGCCGCGGTCCTGGCCGACGTCTACGACGCCCTCGACGTCCCGCTCGATCCCGGCTCCGTCGGCGGCGTCGCCCGCGCCACGTCGTCCGTCGACCCGGCCGACGTCCGGCGGTCGCTGGAGGGCGCGCTGGCCGGCGACGCGGCGACGACCGTGATTTCGATCGAGGAATCGGACTGA
- a CDS encoding MFS transporter, giving the protein MDLRSDPRSRRWVLWGLLSVVFVLVNVHRLSSAVLAEDLMGAFETTGGQLGTLHATFFWVYALMQIPTGILADRVGPRRTATAGGVLMSLGAIWFSVADSYLAALFARGLVGLGGSVIFVCILRFSANWYRADEFATMSGLTFAVAGIGGVMATTPLSIAVDATDWRTTIGWLGLVGVVASVAVYAFVRDDPEAAGLSPIADVPTQPTLSAGQLRDALSTVLADRVTWVVSALLFCATGINLTLFGLWGVPYVAQTYDVSTTYASVFALLGAAGLIVGPPAFGRLSDLLGRRTELMVYGGAVYTTCLAAIAVAGTPPLWLVAVVFFVTGGLLGAFVLSYPVVKERHPDRASGISTGTVNGAAFLGAGTFPTLMGWALDAYWTGEFVGGARVYTSTGYRVAFAIAAAAGFVTFLCTIWVHRRVGG; this is encoded by the coding sequence ATGGATCTTCGGTCCGATCCGCGATCCCGCCGGTGGGTGCTGTGGGGGCTGCTGAGCGTCGTCTTCGTCCTCGTCAACGTCCACCGCCTCTCCTCGGCGGTGTTGGCCGAGGATTTGATGGGTGCCTTCGAGACGACCGGCGGACAGCTCGGAACCCTCCACGCGACCTTCTTCTGGGTGTACGCGCTCATGCAGATCCCGACCGGAATTCTGGCCGATCGGGTGGGCCCGCGGCGAACGGCGACCGCCGGCGGCGTACTCATGAGTCTGGGAGCGATCTGGTTTTCGGTCGCCGATTCCTACCTCGCGGCGCTGTTCGCGCGGGGGCTAGTCGGCCTCGGCGGGAGCGTCATCTTCGTCTGCATCCTCCGGTTCAGCGCGAACTGGTACCGTGCGGACGAGTTCGCGACCATGAGCGGGCTCACGTTCGCCGTCGCGGGGATCGGCGGCGTGATGGCGACGACGCCGCTCTCGATCGCGGTCGACGCGACCGACTGGCGGACGACGATCGGCTGGCTGGGCCTCGTCGGCGTCGTCGCCTCCGTCGCCGTCTACGCGTTCGTTCGCGACGATCCGGAGGCGGCGGGACTCTCGCCGATCGCCGACGTTCCCACCCAACCGACGCTGTCGGCCGGCCAGCTCCGCGACGCGCTGTCGACCGTGCTCGCAGATCGCGTCACCTGGGTCGTCAGCGCGTTGCTCTTTTGTGCGACGGGGATCAACCTCACGCTGTTCGGGCTCTGGGGCGTCCCCTACGTCGCCCAGACGTACGACGTCTCGACGACGTACGCGTCGGTGTTCGCGCTGCTTGGCGCGGCCGGGTTGATCGTCGGCCCGCCCGCGTTCGGTCGCCTCTCCGACCTGCTCGGCCGTCGGACCGAGCTGATGGTGTACGGCGGCGCGGTGTACACGACCTGTCTGGCCGCCATCGCGGTCGCGGGGACGCCGCCGCTGTGGCTCGTCGCGGTCGTCTTCTTCGTCACCGGCGGCCTCCTCGGCGCGTTCGTCCTCTCGTACCCGGTCGTCAAGGAGCGCCACCCCGATCGAGCCAGCGGCATCTCGACCGGGACGGTCAACGGCGCGGCGTTTCTCGGCGCGGGTACCTTCCCGACGCTGATGGGGTGGGCGCTCGACGCCTACTGGACCGGCGAGTTCGTCGGCGGCGCGCGGGTGTACACGTCGACGGGCTATCGCGTCGCCTTCGCCATCGCGGCCGCCGCCGGCTTCGTCACGTTTCTGTGTACGATCTGGGTGCACCGGCGGGTCGGTGGCTGA
- a CDS encoding PaaI family thioesterase, whose product MSDEYDAMGEMLQAHIDENHEFLSWLGLTVTNVDDGTMTMSVPYDEKLTNTRPNGGREDRRADIHGGIAATMVDTVGGLVLRTKLDDPVQTGIATINLNVNYLRPATGDLDATATVIRTGSTVGVSEISVESTTPDGETREVATGQGSYRIFRSE is encoded by the coding sequence ATGAGCGACGAGTACGACGCGATGGGCGAGATGCTCCAGGCGCACATCGACGAGAACCACGAGTTTCTCTCCTGGCTCGGCCTGACCGTCACGAACGTCGACGACGGGACGATGACCATGTCGGTCCCCTACGACGAGAAGCTGACGAACACGCGCCCGAACGGCGGTCGCGAGGATCGCAGAGCCGACATTCACGGCGGCATCGCCGCGACGATGGTCGACACCGTCGGGGGGCTCGTCCTGCGGACGAAACTCGACGACCCCGTCCAGACCGGCATCGCCACGATCAACCTGAACGTCAACTACCTGCGACCGGCGACGGGCGACTTAGACGCCACGGCCACGGTCATCCGTACCGGGTCGACCGTCGGCGTCAGCGAGATCAGCGTCGAGAGTACGACCCCGGACGGGGAGACGCGCGAGGTCGCCACCGGGCAGGGTTCCTACCGGATCTTCCGGTCGGAGTGA